The genomic interval CTCCATATTATTACAGAAGCTGCTACTGATACTTTTGATGAAACCACCAGGGAACCTCTTCCAGAAGAGAAGACTACCCCACATTCTTATATTACAGAAGCTATTACCGATTTTTTTGAAGAAACCACCACGGAACTTCTTGAAGAAACCACAAGGGAGTCTCTTCCAGACATTAGAACCACTCCCCTTTATTATATTACAGAAGCAACTACTGATATTTTTGAAGAAGGCTCCGGAGAACCTCTTCCAGACATTGAGACTACCCCTTATTATTATACTACGGAAGTGGTTACTGATACTTTTGAAGAAACCACCATGGAACCTCTTGAAGAAACCACAAGGGAACCTCTTCCAGATATTAAGACTACTCCACAATATTATATAACAGAAGCTATTACTGATATTTTTGAAGAAACCACCAGGAAACCTCTTCCAGACACTAAGACTACCCCTTATTATTATACTACGGAAGTGGTTACTGATACTTTTGAAGAAACCACCATGGAACCTCTTGAAGAAACCACCAGGGAACCTCTTCCAGATATTAAGACTACTCCACAATATTATATAACAGAAGCTATTACTGATATTTTTGAAGAAACCACCAGGGAACCTCTTCCAGACACTAAGACTACCCCCTATTATTATACTACGGAAGTGGTTACTGATATTTTTGAAGAAACCACTAGGGAACCTCTTCCAGACACTAACACTACTCCCAAATATCATATTACAGAAGCAACCACAGAAATTTTTGAGGAAACCACCAGGGAACCTCTTCCAGGCATCACGACCaccccacattattatattacggaGGCTGTCACTGATCCCTCTAGAAGAACAACCTCAGTTTTCGAAGAGACCACTCAACACATTTTGACCACGACAACGACAGCTCCGTATGAAACAACAGGATGGGACATTTCCCCCACTGTTTTACCTAACAATATGGATCCTTTGAGCAAAATTTCCCTGCAATTTATAGTGGAAGGTAAGAATGTCTTGTGCAGTGTGGGTTCATAACACGTGCCTATAAATCTCTATGGGTTTAGACAACTTCGAGGGAGGCAGCAAATTGGACAGGGTTGTGGGGCAGGAGTGTGGGGTCTAACGTGTCATGGTATTGGCCCACCCTTATGATGGCTGACAATTAAAACTAGCTCAGGTCTACCTATGGCTAGGACCATGTTTCCATAGCCTGGTTGTGCTACAGATACTTGGGCTCTAGCGGTTTCTTGCAGGTCTCTCCCATTCTACCTAGTTGGACATGGTGGTCTGGTTATCATCACCCTTAGTGGGCCCAAGAAATCCAAGATGGACACTAGATACCAATCTAGTAATAGGAATATCAATGCAAATTCCTAGTGTTTGCTTTAATTTTGGTTACCACCACTTGTTTTTTATCCGTTCCAGTTACCGACCGAGCCCCCTCCTGCACATTTGGGGATTACAGGCCAaaatttatcttccctactccgCTTCAAGGGGAACAACTAAGGACCAATGTAGGAAGAGTATTCCAGCTTCATCTATCAGCTCAGGCAGCATATGAAAGGTAAGACATACCGTATATCACATAGTTGCTAAAATTCTCAATTTACCGGGACAGTGCATAATATTCAGGCACGATCAACCGAAAAAGGAACCACGGCTAGCAAAACCTTGCCCCATTGTGTGAGGTCCCAACCAGTATAGGGGTGGACACTGGTGGGTGGAGGGTTGTCTATGGCTGGGCCAGTGGTGTGTCCATGGGTGGGTCAGAGCTAATGAAAGTTATACATTTCCATGTAATTTTTTGCAGTGTATCAGATTTTAAGGTCAGTGGCCCACCGGGCATCTCCAAATCCTTCACCCACACATCTCGGTCTACTACAAGGAGCATGGTGGCAGAATGGAGACCCTCCGAAAATAATGTGGGAGACCATGTACCCTTCTGTTTTGTGGCAGAGACGTCCAATGGGTCAGTACACTTGGTTTACACGTAGTTTACCTGGGCAGAATACGATGCTGTAATGTATTCGGTGGTTAGAGTTGCTTAACAACCGTTTGGATTCATATAGGGTTTGTCCAGTATTTGCCTTTTACAGAAACAGCGCCCCATTTGTCCAGAGACTggttctggtattgcagctgggttctggtgacttgaatggggttgagctgcaataccacacacaacctgtggttAGTCGTGGCGCTGTGTCTAGAAGAAAAAACAActatgacaacccctttaactattgtaCACATTTATAATGTTATTCTGTATTCCTACAGGTATCAGTCTGAAATGCGTTGTGTTGTAGTGGTGGTGGGACCCGGCAGTTTAGGTAACGCTCCTCTATATTATTCGATCTCATGATGTGTATATCTAATTGTTTTAGGTTCTGTTCTCACTATTATCAAGGTTTTTGTTTGGCTAAAGTCAGTATATGTAACAGAAACCCCCTCTATGGCCTCCATATGCAAACTTATCAACTCTGAAGTTGCTAAAATAGGGAAGAGCAAGGCCCGTCCCCAGCCATGTCCAGATTACCTGGTCCGGCCAATAAACCATCCTGGACTTCCCATAAAGCAAAAGGGGTTTGTATGCCGCGTCCCCTTTTCAGATCGGGCCATGCCAACATCGACCCacagtgtcagactggcccaccaggatACCAGAGGGTCCTCCAGTGGGCCCCCAGCTCTAACACAATAAGGACACCCAATTTGAAGGGTATAATGGTCTATTTTCTGGTGCTGTTGAAGGGTCGGTCCCCAAAATAATTTTATCTGATGGGCAGAAGGAACCTCCATCCAAAACTGGTCATCTCTATCCAGTTGGTGGCGGGTCCTACGCCgagcaccctcactgatcagctgttggaaGCGTCTGCAGCACTTGGGCGagttctgcagcctcttcattcttTACCAGGCACAGTGCTGTAATCTTGTAGTGgtggtgcctggtactgcagctctgtcctgTCTAATGGGAGCACCAAAGAGGAGCCCGATGAGATTTATTGGACTCATCTCTAGATAAGTTtaaaggtttttttatttttaatgatggCTTCATAAGaggtcgatttgggacactaaacctcccCAACCCATAAGGAcccgtgggtggtttagtgtcgtCCTGATAGGTTCCCtataagtgaataaagcctggtAATGATGAGGCCTCAACAGCTGATCGTTGGGGTGCCGGGAGGGGAACTCTCACCGATATGAttctgatgacatatcctaagcaATAACGCCATTACTTTTTGAACATATGAAAAGCCCAACTTCAGACCATTGAATGTTTTTGACCTCCTGTGTCTAGATACCATCCAGTTGACCTGCCACGAGAACACCATGACTTTAGTAGCGGCCAAGTCATCTGATCATGAACTGTATGAGAACCAATTCCGCCTCAATGATCCGAAATGTCTGGTTAGCTCAAACAGCACCCACCTCATAGCAAGCGTGGCCTACAACTCCTGCGGGACCGAGACTGAGGTAAGAGAGATGATACTGATGTATTGGATGGGTCTTATTGTATGATGATATCCTGCAGGCCATCTATGGAATACAAACAACATAATCCCTCACCAAACAAGGGGTGCCTCCTATAAGCCCCCAAAACCCATTCAATCCCTTTGTGTCTCCATATGGTATCATGCCCCCTTGtgacccacacacaatataatgcccccttctggCCCCCACAGGGTATCATGCTCCGTGTGGTCCCCACTCAGTATTGTATATTACCCCCCATATGGCTCCACACATTACAATACCCCCTCTATGTGGCTGACACTTATTATTATGCCCCCTCATAGTCCCACACATTAAAATGCCCCTTGTggtctcacacattataatgctcccccttATGGCCATACATTAAATTGTCCTCTTTTGGTagtccccacacattataatgtcccattgtggccccatatagtataatgctaagTCAAGAAGTGACGGCACATCCAGGCAATATAAGATGGGGGTCCTATGTGACCGATGCAACCATAGCTTGGACTGGATATTTTTGGGATGTTCATTTAACCCTTTTAATGCCACAAATTTCCTCAATGAAATTTACTTTTTGAATCAGTTGTTGGATTTGACCTGTAAATTTACCATTTTATCCCATCTTCCTCTTCCATCCAGGAAACAGACCACGATATTGTGTTTAAGAACCAGGCCACGTCCTTTAGAGACAATTCCAGCGTCATTACCCGGAAACATGGGGTGTCCATCCCCTTTAACTGCTCCTTTCCCAAAAAGACCCGGGTATCGTCTTCATTCCGGGCCCATAAATCAGATTACGTCTTCTCGGAGGCCGGATTCGCTAACTTCACCTATAAGTTCCAGTTCTACACAGACGATCTCTTTGAGGAGGTAGAAAGCGAGTATCCTCTGGAGGTGACACTGCGGGAATTACTCTTCATGGAGATCCAAGTCTCTTCTTCAGTCCCCAATGTCCAGTTATTTGTGGAGTCTTGTAAAGCTACACCCCATGATAATCCCAATGATCCCACATTTTATGACATCGTACAAAACGGGTAAATTCACTTATTTACTCTCATAGAGATCTTCAGTGTTTATGACCATTGGTGGCCGCACCACCAGACAAGGCCACAAGAATAAGAGATGTTTCATATTGTGCATTAAAGGGACTGTGGCCCCTTCTTTTGTGGGGTCACCACCATCAATCACACATTGCAGACCTCGATATGTGCCCTATTaggtcatcctattaatattataaatgtgaaagtttgtaggtttgtgagtttggatgttcggatgtttgttcctcaatcacggaaaaaccgctccaccgatttggctgaaattttccacacacttagttaatacacccgattgcgcaataggctacttttcgtcacaatagcgcacatacgtttgtgccaggacccccacaaaacccaaactcacaccaccatctctgcaatctcacacactttggaccatagcaagccacaaaattcctattgccctctacagcctcgcccctaaccccacacaatcacatatacatatactttaccactttgcccctcaccttaacgatactccaggaggcgctctttaacgctccggagcagccatgtttgccgacccccaccgctctgacaatccgcaacaccgcccacccatgtcaatacccctaggaggtctaataaatgcaaaaaaaaaagtttaaaaaaagtaaaaaaaaatataaaaaaataaataaaaaggattaaaaattcaaatcacccccctttccctagaacacatataaaagtagttcaaaactgtgaaacacatacatgttaggtatccacgcgtccgaaatcgcccgctctacaaagctatacaaatatttttcctgttctgtaaacgccgtagcaggaaaaatagtcaaaagtgccaaaccgccattttttcactgttttgattctgataaaaatttgaataaaaagtcatcaaagcaataacatttcccgaaaatggtagaactaaaaagtacacccgttcccgcaaaaaaagacgccctatacatccccgtacacgcacgtataaaaaagttacggctgtcggaatatggcgacttttcaaaaaataatttttttaaacagttttggattttttttaaggggtcaaaatgtaaataaaaccatatacatttggtatccccggaatcgtaacaaaacagagaatacaggggacaggtcattttggttgcacagtgaacgccgtaaaaccaaaacccgtaagaaagtcgcagaaatgcattttttcttcaaatccaccccattctgaattttttccctgcttcccagtacattatatagaataattaatggcggcatcatgaagaaaaatttgtaccaggaaaaattaagacctcatatggctctgggagcggagaaataaaaaagttatggggtttagaaggaggggagtcaaaaacgaaaatcaaaaaatgccatcgacgggaaagggttaacttcaaatacttctgtcccaaagtcaatatgtaaagtttctcacaacaccgtatatatagcagctcaaatacaaagtaacttcaacacaaaagtctcacgtattctctgaattacagcaaaaacaagatacaaagttacatttcatatcccataccttatacacagtacgaaaaccttaccctcgcctgtatatacccactgctacaatcaccgcagaccaagtcgcgggtaccagctagtatagacATAATAGAGAAGGTCCTTCATCAGGACCCTCATAGCCAAAGCATGGAGCTACTACATATAGTGACTATGATCCTGGCACCGCCGTGGGGTAGTAATTCTTTTATAGGGTGCATTGTTGCTATAtagtccagggggggggggggggggtcgctgtAGTAGGTTGGATTGGTTTGGTTGGCTATGTAATGGGGCTGTACTATATAGGGAGCCATGTGATTGGGGTATCTAATGTATAACGTGTAATATTAATATTTCAGATGTATAATGGATGAAACCTTTGTGGTTTACTCTTCGACAAGGACACAATACAGATTTGCAATGGAGGCTTTTGCTTTTATGGGGGACTATAGTGAGGTAAGTAATGTATATGGATGAGGAGTATAGGACTGGGATCCAGATGGACAGATCTAAAAGTTTCTCTTATATATAAATGCCCAGTTATGGAAACAAATCTTtatatctggatatcttgtaatGTGAATGATGCCCGAAACCTACGACCACTATGAGCGggtgtagatttcagtgcaggtgaAAGGCCCTGGAGTGGGTGAACCTGATTTATGACAAGGCCCGTGCCTCCTTATATATGCGCCCCTAACCTACGcaggggatatgaagactggtAGTGAGAATGTCAGTCTTCATAATTCCCCCTTGGAGTCTCTATGGCAGTGCGCCGCAGCTGTATGGCTCCATCTTAAGGAGTTGTACAAGGCTCCATCCCCGCCATACAGCCTCTGTGCATGTGTCCTACATAGTGGAAGACGTCTCCAggaagcagggtcggactggcccgccggagcaccggggaatcccccggtgggcccgaggccccgactatatattgctgcacgttttatttaagaaaaagcataggcaggagaagcactggtcaggggcccgatcgggatgtcaggggctggttcgggcccctgtccagtgcatttgcattgataaactgagcgctgctagtggcaggggctggaacagtaagctcggggccccaggctgctggcagcgctgtaatgaataaagaagcatggctgccgtcagtttcccagggccccgacacttacaccgaggggcctcctgccagtgcaatcttaggaagcgctctctctgcaagccgggactttcccccctccccctcctcttcagagtgagtcatcgcttacatcgcccgtgtggggacagaggagtctgctgctgctgtttcacaaatgtgagtatatttttttctttttttttggtaaaatgtaatgtttaatatgtatgtgtgtatatttgtttaacccttaagtcctaccatggtgtctatcatacaccactaccatacacatatcattatgatagacaccatgatagtacttaagggttaaagcatgtgtcttgtatactgtgtgaggactgtatgtttgtatacaggtatgtgtgtgtgtatacacagtatgctataataatgtgtgagtgtatgtatatatgggagtatatatggtatatgaatgtatataaatgtgtatatgctaaatatatatatatgcgtgtgtgtgtgtatgtgtgtgtatatatgttagtatatatggtatatgaatgtatataaatgtgtatatactagatatatatgctatatatatatatatatatatatatatatatatatgtgtgtgtgtgaatatatatgaatgtatatgtatgaacgtgtaggtaactgttgtagtttttggaaatcgcagcacttatacctacggaaacacctacagtgtccctataggtagaatggaagcagaaagtcctcagagcaaacctctgtggaatttctgcaaaaagcgctgcaggagaaactgatgtgttgccgccgggggttttcctgcagcgcttttttgctgtgggacgctgtgttaggtcttatccttatagtgtgatatacaatatattgagatgttaaggaggagctcttaccacctggggcacatgcggttttatataccgctagaaagctgacagtgtgctgaattcagtgcagctttcccattctgtgcccccggtgaagagctatatgtcccggtaccgtaactcttcactgtcagaagggcgtgtcttacagtcagtcaggaacgtccttcttcccagtagctcctattgtgctgtactatgagatcggggaggaacgcccccctcccctcctgataatgttcgtccatagacgtgtactgggggtggtagcgttcctcaccactcaacgtcatcactaggcggtaagcaaagccccctcacacagtacagcgcaatagacactactgcgaggaagggcgttactgattgactgtcagacacgccttctgacagtgaagagctacagtaccggcaccgatagctcttcacccggggcacagaacgtgaaagctgcactgaattcagcgcactgtcggctttctagcggtgtattaaaccgcatgtgccccaaatggtgaaaggtcctctttaaggattaggcacaacagtgagacgcagtgtttttcattgagcttttgtccccatccCCCGTTATcctcccgcctgtgtctgttcagtctcatggccttatttctggaaatcctgtatctaaatagtctcagcaatcacatgaggtgcaggactcccagcatggaggcgccggcacaagactaaatggacactggtggcggacaatggagcaatggggacaggtgaaggcacttttatttttttattttacacctcccaccaggcaaatgggttgatccaattcctggacaaatctttaaaggatttatccaactttataatattgatggtctgtccttaggataggccgtcaatattacatctgtgatgatacaacagccaggacctctgcagatcagctattccaggacagcgtggctacaggtaatggtaacatttctaggagctgcgctgttcactttccatacagtgcgtagcagtaggtttaggtagtatgttgttgcacattgtatggcaggtgagcagcatggctcacaagatggtattacctttagctgccctgtctcggcatcgctggtctgcagggtcctggtggtgggcccctagaaacaattccactggtgggccctagacaccccagtccgaccctgccaggAAGCCTGCAAATAATTTCAGAAGACTTATTGTGTTTCCTTTGTTACTGACTCCTTAGGTTTATATGAGCTGCACAATGATCTTATGTAAGCTCGGAGAACCCGGGACCCGCTGTACCCAGGGCTGTATCACAAAGTCATCGGGAGACTCTCATAGACAGCGGAGATCATTGAGCTCAGAGTCTCAGCAGCACTACATCTCCCAGGGCCCCATCACAATGAAGAGACAATCTCCTAGTAACACAGGTGAGAACACTAAGGCTCTGCGCACcaggtgcagctataggggggcagaggtagcagtcacacccgGGCCCTGGTGCTCGAGGGGGCCCGATGTCACGTAACAAGATACTTGTGTTATAAATGGTACATGGTATATGCCAAAAGGACAATTCCAGCACCTTATGACTATGTTGGATATGTATCAGGAACTTTCCTGGGACCTGCACTAAATATAACGTATAAGCATAATGTGAACACACCAAATCTGTTTTCCCTCCGTCCTATCAGCTGCACCAAACCAGGGCGTGTGCTCAAGGaggacttaaagggtttgtcctatAAAGACCATCTCTATCCAAACACCCTTATAGGACACCCAGCACTCCACTCTATAGGACGGCCTGTAATGTAATGGTAAATACATATTGACTAATCTGTATCTTTTTTCCGTCAGACCTCGGAGGATCGCCCTCTCTGAATGTGAACACGCTGGTGATTTCCCTCTCTGGAGTCGCCATTGTCGCGTTGCTCGGACTCACCGTAcacacatatatgagaagatcCCGGGTCTCAGGTTATGAGCTGCTGAAAACTCAAGATTTCTGAACCAAATTGTTTAATAAAATGAATCAAATTAAAATTTAATGTAATctgaataaaaaataatttctCACAGTCATCCATTGAGAGAATACTGCGGGAACTGTATGAAGAGCGGGTTTTGGAGTTTGTACTTCCGGTATACAGTGTATGTTCTACACCTTATATATATAgtcacattatactgtacagtatatagctggcATGTTACCCATTATGGACCTGTCAAACAAGACCATGCGTCAGGACTGTGATAGGGATCTGCTAGGACACGTTTTTATGAAGACAGGCTTGGTAGTGTCCTTGTAAGAGTGGAAGACATGATCTTGGCGCATCAAGGACTGTGTTTAGCCCCATAATAGGGTTCAGGATTAGGTTTTGTAGAGTTGTTATAAGGCAGCTTAACTCATAGCAACCTTGTTCTCCATATAATAGCATACAACTTCAAGGGA from Leptodactylus fuscus isolate aLepFus1 chromosome 7, aLepFus1.hap2, whole genome shotgun sequence carries:
- the LOC142214666 gene encoding uncharacterized protein LOC142214666, with protein sequence MAGLQVFIVLASIFTAVSGSHMQGGTVSFKATEKTQTGWLVDFTYKSSFIDGNGGPFYWGCLSGHCGVELNHWSQPVENKTSSPSRWYQYEGHMRRRVDSDKPFQLWERGCCWVANKYNIDGWQLTTSVDLGVRSDTQKPNSSPVTSIIPVIRVPQNCATTIHLLGHDPDGDHVRCRYGYYNGECESCYWDFNLDHNKCTVFVPSWISPGFYVEQFILEDFPKKNIYLKYNDGTKIYRYGSFSRKRRELPKGSQKYYWYGTTESVTTGGSLDDMTTYGIETSMPLLPDVTEQETTTEPLQDIKTSPYYYMTEAVTDISPETPWEPLPDIKTTLNYYITEDATDTFEETTMEPLEETTRESPPDIRTTPHYHITEATTDIFEESSGEPLPDIETTPYYYTKEVVTDTFEETTMEPLEETTREPRPDTKTTPQYYITEAITDTFEETTTELLPDFKTTPHYYMTEAVTDISPENTWEPLPDIKTTPHIITEAATDTFDETTREPLPEEKTTPHHYITEATTDFFEETTTELLEDTTRESLPDIRTTPHYYITEATTDIFEESSGEPLPDIETTPYYYTTEVVTDTFEETTREPLPDIKTTPQYYITEAITDIFEEATTELLPDFKTTPHYYMTEAVTDISPENTWEPLPDIKTTLHIITEAATDTFDETTREPLPEEKTTPHSYITEAITDFFEETTTELLEETTRESLPDIRTTPLYYITEATTDIFEEGSGEPLPDIETTPYYYTTEVVTDTFEETTMEPLEETTREPLPDIKTTPQYYITEAITDIFEETTRKPLPDTKTTPYYYTTEVVTDTFEETTMEPLEETTREPLPDIKTTPQYYITEAITDIFEETTREPLPDTKTTPYYYTTEVVTDIFEETTREPLPDTNTTPKYHITEATTEIFEETTREPLPGITTTPHYYITEAVTDPSRRTTSVFEETTQHILTTTTTAPYETTGWDISPTVLPNNMDPLSKISLQFIVEVTDRAPSCTFGDYRPKFIFPTPLQGEQLRTNVGRVFQLHLSAQAAYESVSDFKVSGPPGISKSFTHTSRSTTRSMVAEWRPSENNVGDHVPFCFVAETSNGYQSEMRCVVVVVGPGSLDTIQLTCHENTMTLVAAKSSDHELYENQFRLNDPKCLVSSNSTHLIASVAYNSCGTETEETDHDIVFKNQATSFRDNSSVITRKHGVSIPFNCSFPKKTRVSSSFRAHKSDYVFSEAGFANFTYKFQFYTDDLFEEVESEYPLEVTLRELLFMEIQVSSSVPNVQLFVESCKATPHDNPNDPTFYDIVQNGCIMDETFVVYSSTRTQYRFAMEAFAFMGDYSEVYMSCTMILCKLGEPGTRCTQGCITKSSGDSHRQRRSLSSESQQHYISQGPITMKRQSPSNTDLGGSPSLNVNTLVISLSGVAIVALLGLTVHTYMRRSRVSGYELLKTQDF